A genomic segment from Nodularia sphaerocarpa UHCC 0038 encodes:
- the hetI gene encoding 4'-phosphopantetheinyl transferase HetI, giving the protein MTALNHLWLPVPTNLTLLPNDVHVWRINLDVPEAQRQNLLATLSGDEIARANRFHFLEHRQRFIAGRGILRSILASYLGIEPQQVLFDYQERGKPVLGDNLTQSGLCFNLSHSQGLGLCAVNYHGEIGIDLEYIRPMSDVEALAKRFFLPREYELVRSLSADQQQEIFFRYWTCKEAYLKATGDGLAKLEQIEILLSSTEPAQLHTSENWSLFELTPAQDYFAAVVVEGSGCDLKFWQY; this is encoded by the coding sequence ATGACGGCTCTTAATCATTTGTGGCTACCTGTCCCGACAAATTTGACTTTATTGCCAAATGATGTCCATGTCTGGCGGATTAACCTTGATGTCCCAGAAGCACAGCGACAAAATTTGCTAGCAACCCTTTCGGGTGACGAAATTGCTCGTGCTAACCGATTCCATTTTCTGGAGCATCGGCAGCGTTTTATCGCCGGGCGCGGTATCCTGCGAAGTATATTGGCTAGCTACTTGGGTATTGAGCCGCAACAGGTACTATTTGATTATCAAGAGCGTGGTAAACCAGTGTTAGGGGATAATTTAACTCAGAGTGGCTTATGCTTTAACTTGTCTCATTCCCAGGGTTTAGGGCTGTGTGCAGTCAATTATCACGGTGAAATTGGCATAGATTTAGAGTATATTCGCCCAATGTCTGATGTGGAAGCCCTTGCCAAAAGGTTCTTTTTACCGAGAGAATATGAGTTAGTGCGATCGCTATCAGCTGACCAACAGCAAGAAATATTTTTCCGTTATTGGACTTGTAAGGAAGCTTATTTAAAAGCCACTGGAGATGGACTAGCTAAATTAGAACAAATTGAAATATTACTCAGTTCCACAGAACCAGCTCAGTTACATACATCTGAAAATTGGAGTCTGTTCGAGCTAACTCCTGCTCAGGATTATTTTGCTGCTGTGGTTGTGGAGGGTTCTGGTTGTGATTTGAAGTTTTGGCAATACTGA